Genomic DNA from Selenomonas sp. oral taxon 126:
TATTTTAACATGAAAATGATCGCCTGTGACCTGTCACAAATAGCAGGTTTTTGAAAAATATGGACGTTCCTTGTGATATACGTCCTTTTATTTTAGCTCCCATTAGAAGTTTGTTGGCTCTACTCCAAAACTAGTGGAAAAGTTATTTTCAGAACAGAACAGGCGTAGCTAATTTCAATTTTCCTGCAGCCAAGTAGATCATTGCGGCATAGCCTTCAAAGGTATGAAAACCTCTTGCCTTGCGCTTCGCCGCTTGAATCATCGCGTTGATTCCTTCGCAAATCGCGTTCGTCAGGCGCGTATGGAAATAGCTCAGTATTTCCTTGCTGTGATTCCTGAGCGTCAAGGCGGCATCCTTCATCGGTTTCAGTCAGCAGCGTCGCATCCATGAACACAGCTTGTCCAGTCGCTCCTGCGCCTCCATCATGGAGGTCGACGTATAGAAGTCATCCGGAGACTGGACAATCCGAAAGTGCGGCACCATGAACAGTTTGCGGCATAGGAACAGCTCCTTTTTCCGACCGGACTCTTTTTGCTCATCCTTACGCACCATATCCAAGGCTTTGAGCAGCACCTGTTTGACGTGAAATTTGTCGATGGTCTGTTTGGCGTTCGGAAACACTTCCCGGACGGCAGACAGGTAGCTTGCAGACATATCGCTGGTGACAGAATTGACGCTCTTCGTGTTGCCACCGTTCTTCTCCGGTTTTTCGCCCACGTTTTTGACCGCCGTTTTGTCGCGACCGGGTTCGACATCGAAGACACGGCTCCTTACTGTGTCGATGGCGACGGTGACGTATTTGTGCCCACGCCGAAAGGATGTCTCATCCATGGCGATGGAGCAGATATCGGAAAGATCCATACGATTTACCGCTTCGTGCACCCAATACGTAAGGATAGCGGCGAGCGACTTTTCGTCACAGCGAAGCAGACGGGAGGCTCTGGCACGAGGAACGTCTTGCAAGAGTAGCATGGCGTAGCCTTCGAACAGCAGGGTAAAGCGACTGTTCTTGCGCTCAAACGGCGCATTGACCTGCACTGTGCCGCATTTGTCGCAGAGAATACGGGGACGCTTGCAGTGGACATAACAGGGATAAAACAGGCAGTCCGCATGACGCTGGATACGTTCCCACGGCTCGTAGCCGTACCGTTTGGTCGGCGCACCGCAGACAGGACAGCACAACGCAGCCGTCTTGTCTATGCCCACATGTATATGGATTGCCGGCTCTTCCTCGTTAAATTCTGCGCCTATGATATACCATGGATCCTCCAGACGCAGTGATCCTGCGAGCATCTTGTCAAAATTCTCGACCATTTGTCATCACCCTGGACGATTATACCATTTCCACTACTTCGGGAGTAGAGCAAAAAAAGACTGCCCGCATCTACAACGGGCAGCGAGGAAGCAATCCCTTCACCAACAAAGTCTACTGCGCTTCCTGCGGAAGCAAGTGTGAGCGTGACACTTGGACGAAGGGAACTAAGGTGTGGGCTTGCAGTCAGCCGCGTACAAAGTGCCGACTGAAACGGCTGCCCGAATCCGAACTCAAGGAAGCGGCAGAATCCTTCTTCGGCGATGGCTACGAAGGGCAGATTGTGCAGAATGTCGAGCGGATTGTCATATCCGACCATGAAGTTGTTTTCCATTTGAAAGAAGGAGACGCATACCGATGGCAAAGACAGTGAGGGTGATTCCTGCAACGCCCAGAGTGTTTCGGTCAGAGACGGCAGCGGTGCATGGGCGACGTAAAACGGCAGGGTATGCCAGAGTTTCGACCGATCATGAAGAACAGGCTTCCAGTTATGAAATGCAGATGGCGCATTACAAGAACTACATCGAAAGCCGTGCAGACTGGGATTTCGTCGGCATGTATTCGGACGAGGGCATCAGCGGCACCAACACTAAGAAGCGGGACGGTTTCAACCAGATGATCGAGGATGCCCTTGCCGGCAAGATCGACCTCATCATCACAAAGTCGGTCAGCCGTTTCGCGAGAAACACAGTGGATTCTCTCCAGAACGTCCGCAAACTGAAGGAAAACGGCGTAGAGATCTATTTTGAAAAAGAGAACATATGGACATTTGATTCGCGCGGAGAACTCCTTATAACGATTATGTCGAGCCTCGCTCAGGAGGAGAGCCGCAGCATCTCGGAGAACACCACATGGGGCAAGCGCAAGCAGTTCGCCGAGGGCAAGACCAGTGTGGGCTACAGCGCATTCCTCGGCTATGACAAGGACTTCAAAATCAACGAAGAACAGGCGAAAGTGGTGAAGCTCATCTACAAACTCTTCCTTGGCGGGCGATCCTTCTATGCCATCACCAAGGAGTTAGAGAAGCGGGGCATCAAATCCCCATCGGGAAAGGACAAGTGGTACATCTCCACGGTACGTTCCATTCTTACCAACGAGAAGTATCGTGGCGATGCACTGATCCAGAAAGAGTACACGGCAGACTTTCTCGATAAAACGAGACGGAAGAACACGGGCGAGATTCCGCAATACTATGTGGAGGAACACCACGAGGCAATTATCCCGCCGGACTTATTCGACTTTGTGCAATCGGAGATAAAGCGTAGAGAGCAGAACGGCAAACACAGCGGCGTGAGCATCTTTGCGAACAAAATCAAATGCGGCTGCTGCGGCGGTTGGTACGGTGCAAAGGTGTGGCATTCGACGGACAAGTACCGCAGGGTGATCTATCGCTGCAACAAGAAATATGCCCACAAGCGCAAGCCGTGCAGTACGAGGCACTTGACGGAGGAGGAAATCAAACAGATTTTCGTCAAGGCTCTGAACTCCTTGGTGGAAGTCAAAGAGAATGTGATTGCGGAACTCAGATCCCTGATTGACGATATTTGTCAAACGAGGGAGCTGATGGAGGAGCGCGGTAGAGTAGAGCAGGAACTTCGTGTTTTGGCAGAACGGCTCGAAATACTGATTCGTGAGAATGCACGGGTGGCGCAGGATCAGAATGCGTATCTGAAACAGGAAACTGAGATTCGCGCACGCTATCTGGAAAAGCAGGGGCGTCTAGCGAGGTTGGATGAGCAAATTGCCGAGAGGGAGGGCAAGAGAAAGACCTTGGAGACCATGATTCAAGTGGTATATGGTATTGACGGGGAGCAGGTTGAGTTCGACGAGGAGCTATGGAGTGGGCTGCTTGATCACGTCGTAGTCAAGGAGGATGGCACGGCAGTCGTTGTTTTCAAGGGCGGGATTGAGATTGCGGTTGATGGATGAAGATATAAATTCAAGAGATCACCTTTCACGCAAAAGATTCCATCACGCAGAAGATTCCATTTACCAGAAGTAGCCTCGCAACAGACGCAGCAAAAAGGACGACCTTTCAGTCGCCCTAAGAAAGATGCCCTTCAATCATCGGTATGGGGCAGCAACACTCAAATCGTCACCGTTCCACTGTGCTCCATATCGACGGTCACTGTCGCAGTGGGAAATGTGATCTCGTAGACAATGAGTGCGTCACCGACCGCAGCAATTGTTTCGTCGTAGCCCGGAATCTTTGCTGTGAATCTATCGGCGAGGTCAAAGATACTGCGCTTGCTCTTTGCAGCAGTGCCGACGGCACGGACGTGTGCCGTTCCTCCGTCATGAGGGATTGTGGTGAACGAAACTGTATGGTTTGCGTCGATTTCACCAACCTTTGCATTGTCTGGAAAGGTTGCGAAGTAGACGAGCTTTTTCTCCTCTGCATAGACAAAATTCACAATGCGCACATGGGGCGTATTGTCCACCGATGTTGCAAGTGCGAGGTCTTGATGTGCTGCCATCAGGCGCAGAAATTCGTTACTTATGTTCATATCCATACTCCTTTTCTTTGTGTAATAGTTGTAGTATAGTATAAAAAGGTGTCAATTTGCGGCACCTTTATGGAGGATGTGTATGAATAAATCCGAGCGTCTGAACGATATGATACGTTATCTTTCGGGAAAGAACTCTTTTCGACTGCGTGATCTGATGGAGCGATACAGCATTTCGCGCAGCTCCGCTCTGCGCGATGTGCGTGCACTTGAGGAGTTGGGACTGCCAATTTTTACCCGTACAGGACGCGGCGGGTCATATGGGATTCTACCGAATCATCTACTTACGCCGATCCTTTTTACAGTAGATGAAATGTATGCGCTCTACGTTGCTATGCGTACGCTCGACTCATATCAGACCACACCGTTTCATCTGGATGTGGTGCGTCTGCGGGAGAAATTTGAGGAGTGCGCCCCTCTCCACAGGACATCCCTGCAGCGTATCGCGGATATTTTACGCCTTGATGTAACGAAGCACGCGAATGAGAGTGCATGTTTGCGGGATATTTTACAGTTTGCTGTAAAGGAGCAGCCCTGCGTGATTTATTATCAAAAGAAAGAACTGCGCCGCTATACAGTGCAGTTCTTCGAGATTCGCGCAGCGTATGGGCAGTGGTATGGGACGGCACACGATTTCGAGATGGGGCAGGCGCGTGTCTTTCGGTGTGACCGCATCACTGCGGTGGAGGAGTGTATGGATGTGGCGGGGATGCCTTTCTCGTCCTTTGCACGCTCCTCAGAGGAACTTTATCGCCGTGCAGATGCTCTCTCCTTTGTTGTCGAAATTACAGCAAAAGGACGAGATTTTTTTTATAAAGAACACTATCCATCCATGCGACTTGTGGAGGAGAATGGGCGGTACTATATCCATGGATTTTACAATGTGGGCGAGGAGGAGTTTATCGCGGATTACTTTATCCACTATGGAGCTGAAGTTCAAACGGTCGAGTCTATGGCACTCAGAGAGGTGATCCGTACACGGCTACGTACGTTGACGATGCATTATAAGGAGATGGCTTAATTACTCATCGACTACATTTTGATTATGTGCAGAACCCCCCGCATAGGGAAACTGTGGTAGGCACAAATGAAATGCGAAGGTCTCGCGATCAACGATACCGATTGTCTGGTCGCTATCGTATAGGGCGAGAAGGAACTCTGCCATTTGGCTGCTTGTGTGATAGGTGCCGAACGCCTTGTCATAGTCATAGGCGGCGTTGTTGTTCGCGACTGCGCCGAACTCGGTCTTCGTTGCAGCGGGGGCAAGGAGCTTTGCACGGAGCTTCGCGCCGCGTGCTATGAGTTCATGTGCGAGTCCCTCGGTGAATGCACTGACATAGAATTTTGTCGCGCAGTAGGTGACAGCAGTTGGGACAATGGTGTAGCCGCCGACGGAGGAAATGTTGATCAGCTGCGTATCTTCTATCTCAGCGAAGTCTCGTACGAAGAGTGTGGAAAAGACGGTCAGTGCCTCGATGTTTAGATGAAGCATTTGTCTGATTTTGTCAAGGTCGGATGTGCCGACTGCGCCATAGCTTCCAAAGCCCGCATTGTTGATCCATGTCCCAATAGGTAAGGGTTTTATTGTATCATAGACTTGTGTGACGTTCTCGACAGAAGAGAGATCGGCAGTTTTGATAACGATGTCCAGTGCCGGATGTGCGGCAAGAATCTCTTCCTTTAGGGCATTTAGTCGCTCTGTGCGCCGTGCAATAAGGATGAGGTTGTGTCCGCGCTCAGCGAATGCTTTTGCTGTCGACGCTCCGATGCCGGAGCTTGCTCCCGTGATGACGGTGTATCTGTTGTTTTGTTTGCTCATGATGAAATCCTCCTTCTGGCACTACTTTACAATGTAGAGTATACTCTATGTCAAGGAGAGGATTTTATGGAATATAGTATTGGTGAATTTTCACGGAAAACGGGGCTGGGAATTCATACGCTGCGTTACTATGAGCATGAGGGACTGCTCCTGCCGGAGCGTACGGCGGCGAATCGGCGGTGCTACTCTGAACGAGATGTTGCATGGGCAGCATTCATCCTGCGACTCAAGGAGACGGGGATGCCAATTCGGGAGATTCGGCGCTATGCTGCGTTGCGGGCAGAGGGCGACGATACTCTTTCAGCGCGGATGGAAATGCTCATAGGGCACCGTGCCAATCTTGCGGCAGAGGTGGAGAAGCTGCACGCACATATGGAGGCACTCGATGCCAAGATTGCATTTTATTGTGAGGCAATCGAGGAGCATGGTAAAGAATGATTTGATGTGGAGTGGGCTATGTTGTACGATATGCGTAGAAAAAGTGTTGCAGTGATACATGGGGGCACACATGTTTTGTAAAGAATCATTAGCCATCTTCCTTCATCCTGTGTTATAATTTTCTTATATTTGAAACGTAGGAGGGGAGAGCCGTTGTTTGCAAAGACCTATGGTGCGACGACCCTCGGGATAGATGGACGGATCATTGATGTAGAAGAGCATGAACTTTTTCTTGATTATCAAATTCCCCATTTCTATGGGGAAATGGCTATGTAGGAGGAGATAAGAATGGCAACGGTGATTTTTTGCAATATTGCATGGATGGAATACTATATGGGAATCACTGATTCGGATAAACCGCATAACGGTGGCTCTTGGGTGGGAGAAAGTAACGATGCAATGGAATCGCGTAATTTTCAGCCATACCAGGATAATTGCTATGGATATGTGCAGCAAAAGGGGTACACACTTAAGCTTGAGCGATTGGATAAGACGGCAGCAAAGGCTGATGTGTTGGATGATGTGACCGTTGTTTGGGTCGCTAAAGGGGAAGAAGGGAGTCGGATAGTAGGTTGGTATGAAAAAGCCGAGATGTATCGGGAGTGTCAGGAATTTGATGATGGTTCCTGCTACTATTTTATCACCAAAGCAATCAATGCTTATCTTATCCCGGTGAAAAAGAGAGATTTTCGCATGCCTCGCGCTTCTCAAGCAGGCAAGGGTAGAGGGATGGGGCAATCCAATGTCTGGTATGCGGATTCGGATTATGCCAAGAGCGAATATATTCCCCAGGTGCTGGAGTATTTGAAAAAATTAGAAAATACTGTTGCAATCACAGGTCTTAGCAACGAGGATAACGGAGACATTTGCAAGCACTTCAAATAAATTAGAGATGCTGAAATCTTACACATAGAGATTCCATTCGTCACCGTTGGCGTTTGGAATCTCTTTTCTTTTGCAAAGAATCATTAGCCATCTTCCCCTCTCTTGTGTTATAATTTTCTTATATTTGAAACGTAGGAGGGAAGGCCGTTGTTTGCAAAGACTTATGGTGCGACGACCCTCGGGATAGACGGACGGATTATCGACGTTGAGGTGGATGTATCGCCGGGGCTGCCGGGCTTTGAGCTGGTCGGGCTTCCCGATACGTCGGTGAAGGAGTCGAAGGAGCGCGTGCGGACGGCGAGATTTTCATTAATTCCGTGATTTTATTTGATAGGAGTTTGTATGTCCAAAGTCGTCATGATACCAAAGGAGAATCCGCTCGGTGTCGCACCTGTTGGGGGACTGATTCAGAAGTTTGCTCTTCCTGCAATCATCAGTATGCTCGTCAATACGATTTACAACATCTCAGATCAGATTTTTATTGGTCATATGGTTGGAATGTTAGGAAATGCAGCGACAAATGCTGCATTTCCCATTGTGATTCTGTCCACGGGATTGGCGCAGCTTGTGGGGATCGGAACAGCAGCAAATTTCAATATTTGCATCGGTGCAAAGGATAATGAAGCGGCAAGACGCTATGTGGGGACTGGTCTTATCATGTCGCTTATTCTTGGTATTGCTCTTGGCTGTTTTGTTTTCACGTTTCAGACGCCCATACTTCTCCTTTGTGGTGCAACGAAGAATGTTCTGCCGTTTGCGGAAAGCTATCTCGGAATCACTGCGCTCGGACTGCCTTTTTTGCTTTTCTTTACGGCAAATAATATGCTCGTTCGCGCGGATGGCAGCCCTGCCTATGCAATGCTCTGTATTGTCAGCGGCGCGGTGCTCAATATATTTCTGGATGCCCTCTTTATGATCGGGGTTGGGTGGGCGATTGAGGGTGCGGCACTCGCCACAGTCGTCGCCCAAATCATATCGTTTCTCATCTGCTTTCGCTATTTCTTCCGCTTCCGTGCTTTTACAATAACGCGTCTTACGTTGTGAATACAAGCGCATGAGATGATTGGCATCGCTAAATTAGGTTTGTCGAACTTTCTGAATCAGATCATCATGATGGTCGTCAGTGTAGTCCTCAATAACACACTGACATATTATGGAGCTATGAGCATATATGGTGAGGATATCCCACTTGCCGTGGCGGGGATTTTGACGAAACTCAACAGTGTTCTAAATGCTTTTACGGTCGGTCTAGCGCAGGGGTGTCAGCCAATTTTCAGCTTCAATATGGGTGCGGGGGACTACGGACGCATCAAGGAGACATATCGCAAAGCCCTCGTCACCGCATTTCTTTTGAGCGTTGCCATCTTTTTTGTCTTTCAGATCTTTCCCCGGCAGATCACGACTATTTTTGGCGGCGGATCGGAGCTTTACTTTGTATTTGCGGAGGAGTATCTACGGATCTATTTGATGATGGTCTGCATCAGCGGTGTGCAGCCGCTTACAATCAACTATTTCACGGCGGTCGGGAATGTGCGCACGGGACTCATGCTTTCACTCTCGCGGCAGGGATTGTTCCTCCTTCCGCTACTCGTTCTGTTGCCATGTCTCTTTGGTTTGGATGGCGTGCTCTACGCGGGACCCACCGCGGAAATTCTTGCATTTATCCTTGCAATGTCGACAATGTATCGGCATTGGCAGGAGTTGACCCATATGGAGCAAGATGTTCTTACTTAGGAGATTCACGGATAAAATGAAGTCTATCAGACTTGGTGCTGAATTTATTAGTGCCACACAAACTTACACAACAGAGATCCCGCTCGCCCTACCTAGCGTTTGGAATCTCTTTTCTTTTGCAAAGAATCACTAGCAATCTTCCCCTCTCTTGTGTTATAATTCTCTTATATTTGAAACGTGGGAGGGAAGGCCGTTGTTTGCAAAGACCTATGGTGCGACGACCCTCGGGATAGACGGACGGATTATCGACGTTGAGGTGGATGTGTCACCGGGGCTGCCGAGTTTTGAACTGGTCGGGCTTCCCGATACGTCGGTAAAGGAATTAACTATGTTCGTAAGAGCGTGGTATTATTTCTATAAATAACGAACATCCTAATGATAGAGACCGAAGGAGCTGTTTGTTTGATTTTGAATCAGCTGAAAGTTTTTTTTGATTTGCGCGGCGACACTGCATCGATCCAGGAAATTACAGAGCGAATCAACGCCGGCGTGCGATTCAGGGGAACGAATCTCAGTGTTCTGATCCTGGCGATCTTTATCGCCTCCATTGGGCTCAATATGAACAGCACGGCGGTCATCATCGGTGCGATGCTGATCTCTCCGCTGATGGGGTCGATCCTTGGAATTGGCTATGGGCTTGCCCGTTATGACAGCACATACATTCGTTCCAGTGCAGGAAGTCTGCTCGCCCAAGTGATCATTTCGGTTGCCACATCGACGCTTTATTTTTCCCTCACACCGATCGATGGCCCTTCGTCGGAACTGCTTGCACGAACATCGCCGACCATCTGGGACGTTTTGATTGCTGTCTTTGGCGGCTTGGCAGGAATCATCGGCGTAACACGCAAAGAGGGCGGGAATGTCATCCCTGGTGTTGCGATTGCAACAGCTCTGATGCCTCCTCTCTGCACCGCAGGATATGGCATTGCTACGGGCGTTATGGCGTACACCGTGGGTGCACTCTACCTGTTCTTTATCAACAGCTTCTTTATCTGTCTGACGGCGTTCATCGTCCTGAAAATCATTGACATTCCCTCAAAGATAGAGCGCAACTCCGTGGAATTTTCAAGACAGAAACGCTACCTGATGGCCTTTGCAGTGCTTGTCACGCTGCCCAGCTGTTTCTTTGCGTATCAAAGCGTGCAGGAAAATCTGGAGAACGAGCAGGCGAAGATTTATATCGAGGAGAATTTCAAAGCACCACCTCGTCTGGCAATCTCCTATACTTTGGATAACGAGAAGAAAATGCTGACAGTGTTTACGATTGCCGGAATATCGGAGGATGATTTGACGGTATTGACAGAGAAACTGCATGAAAAGGCACATCTTAGACCGTTCCGGTTGGAGGTGTTTTCTGCGGAAACGGTGGAAGAGAGAGAAAAGATGGAGGCGATGATCGATCAGAGACTCAGCGAGGTCGAAAAAAGTGCCATTCCCTCTATGCAGGAGCAGCAGACTGTGACCGCACTCAAGTCTGCCCGCGAGGAAAGCGAGAAGCAGGGAGCTTACATATTGGTTTGGAATCGTGAGGCTCGTATCGTATTTCCGCAAATCTCCCGCATCGCTGTCGGGAGTGTACGCGCACCTTCCGGGACTGGGGATAAATCGGCTGCTCTGAGTGAAACGCAAATTGCGTTCATATATCTGCAATCGGATATGGACGAAGCGTCGCGTGCTCGCTTGACCGAATGGATTTCGGACAAAGCAAAGAACCGTGTAGAGGTGCACTTCCTTCCTGAAGTCCCGGCAACAAATGAAAACAAAGGAGGAACTGTATCTTAGGACGGAGTCCACATATCGTGAAAAAACATGAAACTACATAATCATTCAGATTGTGTCATTCTGTGCGTCTTTCATTAGAGGCTCTTCATAGAGAAGGAGTGCATCTTTTTCCAGATAAGCTACCAAGCTTATAACACACAACAAGAGATTCCACTTGTCACACTTGATGCTTGGAATCTCTTTTCTTTTGCAAAGAATCATTAGCCATCTTCCCCTCTTTTGTGTTATAATTTTCTTATATTTGAAACATGGGAGGGAAGGCCGTTGTTTGCAAAGACTTATGGTGCGACGACCCTCGGGATTGACGGACGGATTATCGACGTTGAGGTGGATGTATCGCCGGGGCTGCCGGGCTTTGAACTGGTGGGGCTTCCCGATACGTCGGTGAAGGAGTCGAAGGAGCGCGTGCGCACTGCGATTCGCAACTCCGGCATTCAGCTGCGGCAGGAACGGGTGACGGTGAATCTTGCGCCCGCCGATGTGCGAAAGGACAGTTCGGGGCTTGATCTGCCGATTGCGGTTGGTCTCCTTGCATCCTACGGTATGGTTCCCGAGGCGGCAGTGCAGGGCGCACTGTTCTCGGCAGAGCTTTCCCTCGATGGGAACTGCCGACCGATCAGCGGCATTCTCCCGATGGCAATCACGGCGCGGGAACACGGATTAACGGAGTTCTACGTTGCTCCCTCCAATGCAGACGAGGCACTCCTCATTGATGGACTGAAGGTCTATGCGGTCGAGAATCTGGGGCAGTTGGTACGCCATCTGACGGGAACGGAAACGCTGACCCCCGCCGCGCAAAAACAAATCAAAGACACAAAAGACAATGCCTTTACCGATGACTTTGCGGATGTGCAGGGACAGTATCAGGCGAAGCGTGCGCTTGAGATTGCAGCGGCGGGTGGGCATAATGTCCTGATGGTCGGCGTACCCGGCTCGGGAAAGACGATGCTGGCACGTCGGATGCCTTCGATTCTGCCGGAGCTGACAAAGGAAGAAGCCATCGAGATCACGAAGATA
This window encodes:
- a CDS encoding recombinase family protein; the protein is MAKTVRVIPATPRVFRSETAAVHGRRKTAGYARVSTDHEEQASSYEMQMAHYKNYIESRADWDFVGMYSDEGISGTNTKKRDGFNQMIEDALAGKIDLIITKSVSRFARNTVDSLQNVRKLKENGVEIYFEKENIWTFDSRGELLITIMSSLAQEESRSISENTTWGKRKQFAEGKTSVGYSAFLGYDKDFKINEEQAKVVKLIYKLFLGGRSFYAITKELEKRGIKSPSGKDKWYISTVRSILTNEKYRGDALIQKEYTADFLDKTRRKNTGEIPQYYVEEHHEAIIPPDLFDFVQSEIKRREQNGKHSGVSIFANKIKCGCCGGWYGAKVWHSTDKYRRVIYRCNKKYAHKRKPCSTRHLTEEEIKQIFVKALNSLVEVKENVIAELRSLIDDICQTRELMEERGRVEQELRVLAERLEILIRENARVAQDQNAYLKQETEIRARYLEKQGRLARLDEQIAEREGKRKTLETMIQVVYGIDGEQVEFDEELWSGLLDHVVVKEDGTAVVVFKGGIEIAVDG
- a CDS encoding SDR family NAD(P)-dependent oxidoreductase, with translation MSKQNNRYTVITGASSGIGASTAKAFAERGHNLILIARRTERLNALKEEILAAHPALDIVIKTADLSSVENVTQVYDTIKPLPIGTWINNAGFGSYGAVGTSDLDKIRQMLHLNIEALTVFSTLFVRDFAEIEDTQLINISSVGGYTIVPTAVTYCATKFYVSAFTEGLAHELIARGAKLRAKLLAPAATKTEFGAVANNNAAYDYDKAFGTYHTSSQMAEFLLALYDSDQTIGIVDRETFAFHLCLPQFPYAGGSAHNQNVVDE
- a CDS encoding MATE family efflux transporter; amino-acid sequence: MIPKENPLGVAPVGGLIQKFALPAIISMLVNTIYNISDQIFIGHMVGMLGNAATNAAFPIVILSTGLAQLVGIGTAANFNICIGAKDNEAARRYVGTGLIMSLILGIALGCFVFTFQTPILLLCGATKNVLPFAESYLGITALGLPFLLFFTANNMLVRADGSPAYAMLCIVSGAVLNIFLDALFMIGVGWAIEGAALATVVAQIISFLICFRYFFRFRAFTITRLTL
- a CDS encoding transposase — protein: MKDAALTLRNHSKEILSYFHTRLTNAICEGINAMIQAAKRKARGFHTFEGYAAMIYLAAGKLKLATPVLF
- a CDS encoding MerR family transcriptional regulator yields the protein MEYSIGEFSRKTGLGIHTLRYYEHEGLLLPERTAANRRCYSERDVAWAAFILRLKETGMPIREIRRYAALRAEGDDTLSARMEMLIGHRANLAAEVEKLHAHMEALDAKIAFYCEAIEEHGKE
- a CDS encoding MATE family efflux transporter, which encodes MSNFLNQIIMMVVSVVLNNTLTYYGAMSIYGEDIPLAVAGILTKLNSVLNAFTVGLAQGCQPIFSFNMGAGDYGRIKETYRKALVTAFLLSVAIFFVFQIFPRQITTIFGGGSELYFVFAEEYLRIYLMMVCISGVQPLTINYFTAVGNVRTGLMLSLSRQGLFLLPLLVLLPCLFGLDGVLYAGPTAEILAFILAMSTMYRHWQELTHMEQDVLT
- a CDS encoding pyridoxamine 5'-phosphate oxidase family protein; amino-acid sequence: MNISNEFLRLMAAHQDLALATSVDNTPHVRIVNFVYAEEKKLVYFATFPDNAKVGEIDANHTVSFTTIPHDGGTAHVRAVGTAAKSKRSIFDLADRFTAKIPGYDETIAAVGDALIVYEITFPTATVTVDMEHSGTVTI
- a CDS encoding YifB family Mg chelatase-like AAA ATPase, which produces MFAKTYGATTLGIDGRIIDVEVDVSPGLPGFELVGLPDTSVKESKERVRTAIRNSGIQLRQERVTVNLAPADVRKDSSGLDLPIAVGLLASYGMVPEAAVQGALFSAELSLDGNCRPISGILPMAITAREHGLTEFYVAPSNADEALLIDGLKVYAVENLGQLVRHLTGTETLTPAAQKQIKDTKDNAFTDDFADVQGQYQAKRALEIAAAGGHNVLMVGVPGSGKTMLARRMPSILPELTKEEAIEITKIYSISGLLGKDTGLLTTRPFRSPHHTSSTVAMIGGGSIPRPGEVTLAHHGVLFLDELPEFSKKTLEVLREPIEDRQITVSRANATLTFPSSIILVAAMNEVTSITIQYEDKQVAI
- a CDS encoding helix-turn-helix transcriptional regulator; protein product: MNKSERLNDMIRYLSGKNSFRLRDLMERYSISRSSALRDVRALEELGLPIFTRTGRGGSYGILPNHLLTPILFTVDEMYALYVAMRTLDSYQTTPFHLDVVRLREKFEECAPLHRTSLQRIADILRLDVTKHANESACLRDILQFAVKEQPCVIYYQKKELRRYTVQFFEIRAAYGQWYGTAHDFEMGQARVFRCDRITAVEECMDVAGMPFSSFARSSEELYRRADALSFVVEITAKGRDFFYKEHYPSMRLVEENGRYYIHGFYNVGEEEFIADYFIHYGAEVQTVESMALREVIRTRLRTLTMHYKEMA
- a CDS encoding DUF389 domain-containing protein; amino-acid sequence: MIETEGAVCLILNQLKVFFDLRGDTASIQEITERINAGVRFRGTNLSVLILAIFIASIGLNMNSTAVIIGAMLISPLMGSILGIGYGLARYDSTYIRSSAGSLLAQVIISVATSTLYFSLTPIDGPSSELLARTSPTIWDVLIAVFGGLAGIIGVTRKEGGNVIPGVAIATALMPPLCTAGYGIATGVMAYTVGALYLFFINSFFICLTAFIVLKIIDIPSKIERNSVEFSRQKRYLMAFAVLVTLPSCFFAYQSVQENLENEQAKIYIEENFKAPPRLAISYTLDNEKKMLTVFTIAGISEDDLTVLTEKLHEKAHLRPFRLEVFSAETVEEREKMEAMIDQRLSEVEKSAIPSMQEQQTVTALKSAREESEKQGAYILVWNREARIVFPQISRIAVGSVRAPSGTGDKSAALSETQIAFIYLQSDMDEASRARLTEWISDKAKNRVEVHFLPEVPATNENKGGTVS
- a CDS encoding ISL3 family transposase — protein: MVENFDKMLAGSLRLEDPWYIIGAEFNEEEPAIHIHVGIDKTAALCCPVCGAPTKRYGYEPWERIQRHADCLFYPCYVHCKRPRILCDKCGTVQVNAPFERKNSRFTLLFEGYAMLLLQDVPRARASRLLRCDEKSLAAILTYWVHEAVNRMDLSDICSIAMDETSFRRGHKYVTVAIDTVRSRVFDVEPGRDKTAVKNVGEKPEKNGGNTKSVNSVTSDMSASYLSAVREVFPNAKQTIDKFHVKQVLLKALDMVRKDEQKESGRKKELFLCRKLFMVPHFRIVQSPDDFYTSTSMMEAQERLDKLCSWMRRC